The sequence below is a genomic window from Desulfomonile tiedjei.
CGCCGCCTGTCGTTGAAGTCGTGGCCAGTTCCGAGGGCCTGTCTCGCACAATCAGGAACACCAGGACTGCAAGAAGAAGGGTCGCAATTCCTATGATCTCGAACGAAGCCCTCCATCCCCATAATGAAGTGAGGAAAGCGAGAGGTGAGGCAGCAACCAGCGCACCCAGTCCGCCGGAGGTCACAAATATGGCGTTCATCCTGGAAAACTCGCGTGGGCTGAACCACTCCGAGATGATCTTCATCGTGGGCGTAAACACCATGCCCGCTCCAACACCGACCATCACCCGGCCGACCAATGCCTCGTCCAGGCGCGGGGCAAGGCCAAAAAGTATGCTGCCGATCCCTCCGATTAACAGAAACAGGCTTGCCGATTTGCGAGGGCCAAGGGAGTCTGAAAGCAAGCCTGCGGGCAACTGAATGATTGCGTAGCTGTAAAAATAGGTGGATGCCAGAAGCCCCAGGAGGCTCCCGGAAATGGAGAAGGCTTCCTGGAGGTCCACCGCCACCACCGCGGGGCATATCCTGTGAAAGACGGAACCGACGTAGGCCAGGGACATGATCCCAAAGATGAGCCATCTAATAGGGGGTGCCTTTTGATCGAACGAAATAGTCATTGTATAGTCTCCGGCGCTCCTTTCACGGCTCCGCCGGGCTTATTCTTTTCCTTTTCGGAATGTGTTCGCGCACGGTCCTTAGTTGTTAATACATGACCACGGTTTTGTCCAACCGGCGAATGCGTTTCACACTCCGACTGACATGTAACCATTAACTTCTCCAGGGATTTGTCGATTCTCTGTCATTGCGAGGAGTGAAATCCCGCGTTCCGCGGGAAAGCAATCTCATTTTCGGTAGGACCGGCATCCTGCCGGTCATTCTTATAGACAGGCTGGAAGCCTGTCCCACCACTGGAGATTGCTTCCCCCGCTTTTCAGCGGGGTCGCAATGACACGTTTCGGGCGAGTTGTCTCTCTTACAAGACTGCACAGCGACATTTGGCATTCTCCTCACATGGAAAATTGAGCGGCACTTGTGCTAGACTCCTTCGGATCTGAACGTTGTCGCGATCTCAAAGGCCGGACTTCCGGCAATGAGGTCGTGTCAGAGGTTGAGCATACTCAAGCAGAGTGCATTAAACAGTCATGGCAAATTTCAAACACGGCGGGCGCACAAAAGAATTAGCCGAACGAGCGGGTCTTCCCGAATCGCGATTGCTCGATTTTTCGGCCAATATCAACCCGCTTGGGCCGCCGGAATGGCTGCGTGCCGTGGTCAGCTCGTCGCTGGAGTCTGTGGTCAACTATCCCGATCCTTACTGCCGGGATCTGAAAAGAGCCGTGGCATCCAGATACAATGCTGAATTGGCGGAAGTGCTTGTCGGCAACGGTTCCACCGAGCTGATCTATCTTATCCCTGCGGCACTGCAGAAAAGCCGCGTTATTGTGCCGGTCCCGTCTTACTCGGATTACGTTTCCGCGTCGGAGCTTGCCGGACTCGAAGCGATCCGAGTTCCGCTCCGAGAAGACCTCAATTTCAGAGTAGATTTTGAACAGATTGAGTCCCATCTCACCGGCGATGAGATTGTCTTCCTCGGCCATCCCAACAACCCGACCGGAGCCCCTCTGGATGTAGGCCTTCTAAGGGCGTTGGCGGCACGCCACCCATCGACGGTCTTTGTAATAGACGAGGCTTTTGTGGACCTGGCACATGAAGTCCCTTCTTTTTCGGCCGATCGGGCCGCGGACATCATCGTGCTGATTTCACTGACCAAGACCTTTGCCATACCGGGCCTGCGTCTGGGGTGCGCTCTGGCTGAACCGAAACTGGTGCGCAAGGTCGAAGCAATCCAACAGCCCTGGTCGGTAAATCGGATTTCGCAGGCTGTCGGTTGCGCCGCGATGGCGGATTCCGATTACGTTGCGACTAGCCGCACCTTCGTGCATGAACAACGCCAAAGCCTGGCAGCTCAGATCAAGTCCATCCCGGGACTGAAGGTCTATCCGGGGCACGCGAATTTTCTGCTCGTACGAATCGACCGCGGTGACATTGAAGCTCATGGCCTGGCTGCCAAATTACTTGAGCGTGGTATTGCCATCCGCGTATGCGACAATTTTGAAGGGCTGGACAAGCGCTATTTCCGTGTTGCAGTGAGGACCGCAGAAGAGAATTCTCGGCTGGTGGAATCCCTCGGAGAGGCCTTGGGCTTAACAAGCCGGACTCGAAGACGGCCCACGCGGCCGGCGATAATGTTCCAGGGGACAAGCTCCAACGCGGGGAAGAGCGTCTTGACCGCGGCCCTTTGCCGGATACTTTTGCAGGACGGCTATCGCGTGGCTCCGTTCAAGTCCCAAAACATGTCGCTGAACTCTTTTGTGACACGAGCCGGCGGTGAAATGGGGCGGGCGCAGGTGGTTCAGGCCCAGGCATGCCGCCTGGAGCCGGACGTGCGCATGAATCCCATTCTGCTCAAGCCCAACAGCGACACGGGCAGCCAGGTAATAATCAATGGCAAACCTGTCGGCAATATGGACGTGCTGGAATACGTGGAATACAAGCCTCAGGCCTTTGCCTCCGCGTGTGAAGCGTTTGATTCGCTGGCCGCGGACTTTGACGTTGTGGTCCTGGAGGGCGCGGGCAGCCCTGCGGAGGTAAACCTCAAGCATCACGACATAGCGAACATGAAGATGGCCAAGTATGCAAATTCACCGGTCATCCTCGTGGGAGACATCGACCGGGGAGGGGTGTTCGGCTCATTTGTGGGCACCATGGAGGTTTTGGCTGAGTGGGAGCGTCGGCTGGTTGCAGGGTTCTTGGTGAACCGTTTTCGAGGCAGGGCTGATATCCTCTCGGATGCTTTGGACTATACGGAGCGGCATACCGGCCGGCCTGTAATAGGGGTAGTCCCGTTCCTTCAGAACCTCGGCCTGCCCGAAGAGGATTCCGTGACCTTTAAGAGCGGCTTCTTCGACGATCATCGCCCGCAGGGGGACCATGTGGAAATTGCGGTGATTGACCTGCCCCATATTTCCAACTTCACGGATTTCGACGCTTTCCGAACGGAACCGGACGTGCGGCTGCGTGTGGTGAGATCGTCTGAAGACCTTGATCGTCCTGACGCGATAATCTTGCCGGGAAGCAAAAACGTGCCCGGCGACCTCGCTCACCTCCGCGAAAATGGGCTCGCAGACAAGATTTCAAGTCTTGGCCGGAGCGGTCGGACCGAAATAGTAGGCGTTTGCGGCGGCTTCCAGATGATCGGACAAAGCATCGCGGATCCCCATAAAATAGAGTCGGATGGACAAACCATTGAGGGCCTGGGCCTTCTGAAGCTATCAACAGTAATGGCCATCGAGAAGACGCTTACGAGGGTTCGCGCGGTTCATTTGGAATCAGGCCAGCAAGTCACAGGATACGAAATCCACCACGGCCAAACCCGGTCCGACGAAACCCGGCCGATGATACGACGCGACGACGGCCAGATCGAGGGGGTCGGATCCCCGGACGGAGGCCGCTGTTGGGGAACGTATTTGCACGGAATATTCGATGCGGACGGGTTCCGGCGATGGTTCATCGACAGGCTTAGGGTCCGAAAGGGGTTACCCGCGCTGGGCAAGATCGCCGGCCGATACAATTTGGAGCCGGCCATCGACAGGTTGGCCGACGCGGTTCGCTGCAACATCAAAATGGACTTCATTTACAAGCAACTGGGGCTTTGATGGCGCTGGAATACCAGATCCTGCTCGCCTTGGCCCTTGATATTGTCCTGGGCGACCCGCGTTGGTTGCCGCATCCTGTTAAATTTATCGGGCGATTCGCCATTTTGCTGGAACAGCCCCTCCGCAGGATAGCAAAGAACCCCCGGCTTGCAGGCATCGCAACAGCGGCCTCGGTAATTCTTGTGACCGCGGGATTGACCTACGGCATAGTGCGCCTGGCCGCGATTGTGCACCCTGCATTCGGTGAGGCTGTATCCGTATGGATCATTTACACGGGTCTGGCCGCACGGGACATGATCGACCACAGCGTCGAGGTCTGGAAAGCCCTCGCTGCGGGGGATCTCGACGAAGCAAGAATCAAGGTCGGGATGATTTGCGGCCGTGATACCGAGGCTCTTGACTCCAGCGGCGTCATCCGTGCCACAGTGGAAAGTGTTTCGGAGAACATGGTGGACGGTGTGACGGCCCCGTTGTTTTTCGCGGTCATCGGAGGCCCGGTTGGAATTATGGCCTACAAGGCCGTGAGCACGCTTGATTCCACCTTCGGGTATAAGAACGAGAGGTATCGGGAATTCGGATGGGCATCGGCAAAGCTGGACGATGTGGCCGCGTTTGTTCCCAGCAGGCTTACGGCCATTCTGGTCCCGATCGCGGCTTTGATTCTCAGGCAACGGGCTTTGAATTCGCTGAGGGTATTCCTTCGCGACCGAAACAAACACCCGAGCCCAAACGCGGGCCAATCGGAAGCAGCGATGGCCGGCGCACTGGGCCTGCGTCTGGGAGGTCTCAGTCATTATCAGGGGAAACCATCCAACAAGCCTGAATTGGGTGACCCGCTGGTAGGTCCCGAGCCGTACCATATCAGGACTGCCAATTCCATGATGCTGGTGACCTCTGGCATCACGCTGCTGGCCTTTTTGGTCTTGCGCCTCCTTCTGGTTCAGGCATGGAGTGGAACCGTTTGAGGTTTTCCGCTGACACTTGTGGAGGAAAAGGAGTTTAACCCTGTCCTGCCCCAGAATAGTCATAGCAGGCGCGAACAGTGGTGTAGGCAAGACCACCGTATCGCTCGGCCTTGTCGTGGCCCTGAAGAAGCGCGGGCTAAAGGTTCAGACCTTTAAAGTGGGGCCGGACTATCTCGACCCGACATACCTGTCGCTGGCTTCGGAGCGGCCCTGCTACAACCTCGACGGCTGGATGACCGGCAACGACTACGTGCAAGACCTCTTTGCCAGGGCTTCCGCGGATGCCGACATTGCTGTAATTGAAGGAGTCATGGGGCTTTTCGACGGCGCTGATTTTGACAGCCTCGAAGGAAGCACAGCCCAAATCGCCATGTGGCTGGACTCCCCGGTGCTGCTGCTTGTAAACGTGCATGGTGTAGCCCGAAGTCTTGCCCCTATTGTCAAAGGTTTTGCCGAATTTGAACCGAGCTTGAATATTGCTGGTGTGATCTCGAACCACTGCGGTTCCGCGCGGCACGGAGAATGGTTGGCAGAGGCGCTGAAGTTCTCTCGGCTCCCCCAACAAGTGGGCGCGGTTCCCAGGGGCGCTTTCTCGGAGCTTCCGAATCGACATCTTGGTCTTGTCACTGCTGATACCGGGATTCTGACACCCACTATCCTGGACTCTCTGGGAGAAGCAGTCGAACGTCACTTGAACGTTGCAGCAATCCTGAAAAAAGCTCAGGCCTTCGCGCCGTTCCAGCACACAAATGTGACGGCTGCTCCGCAGCCATCAGGGAGGCCCGTCAGAATAGGCTTAGCCTGTGACCAGGCCTTTCACTTCTATTACCTGGACAACTTGGAAGAATTTGAGCGGAACGGATGCGACCTGATACGTTTTTCGCCCTTGGAGGATAGCGAATTGCCGCGGGGAATCGATGGGATATATATCGGCGGCGGATATCCTGAGGAGTTCGCTGAACGGCTCGCTCAAAACACGAAGATGCTGCGAGCTTTCAAGGACTTTGGTGAAGCGGGCAAGCCGATTTACGCAGAGTGCGGCGGGCTGATGTACTTGGCCCAAGGAATTGAAACGCTGGACGGGAAGCGCCACAATCTTGTCGGACTATTTCCCGCATGGACCAGAATGCTGGACCGGCTCAGATCGTTAGGATATGTTGAAGTGAAGTTCACGCATGACTCCCTTTTCGGAAAGCGGGGAGACAAGCTCAGGGGCCACGAATTCCACTACTCGGAGCTTGTGGGCGAGGAATGGCAAGAATCCGGTTGGACCGCCGCGTATAATGTGCAACACCGGCGGGCCACCAAGGCTGTGCCGGAGGGATTTCAGAAGGGCAGAATTCTGGTCAGCTATATTCACATGCATTTTGCATCAAAGCCTGAATCCATAAGGCATTTCTTGGGCATTTGCCGGGAAGGTGTTCGGTGATGCTGGGGACGTGAATTAGACAGATGCGGTGCCAAGTGTTGTAGGGGCGGTTCGTGAACCGCCCCCACCTGGGCATCCCTGCGCTCCGGCGTTTTGAGATGGCCTTCGTGCAGTGCGCTTATGCATGGGTGCCACTGCTGGCTTGTCCAGCAGTGTTTCCTGGTCATGCACTGCTGGACAAGCCAGCAGTGGCACCCGAACGGAACGCTCCTTTCGGCAGCTCTTAGAATTACCAAGAGCACAGGATCACCTCCCGCCGAGCGATTGTTTATGGTACAACGGCGTCAGGAGGAAAGGCCGAGGAAATTTTTCAGATCGAGGTTGAAAGACGTTCCTCTGATGGAGGCTCCCAATGTTGGGGAGAATTTTTGTCATAACAGCAATTGTCACCATCATTGTAGCATATTGCTACAAAATATATGTGTGGTGGAATGTGTTCATCCCACCGATATGGGAAACGATTTGATTTCTTAATATCTCAGGCATGGCCAGCAATGCCGATAATTGATCGGGAAGCCACCAGCGTAAGCGGTGCTTGGTATGACATGTGTCATCGCTCTCAGAGAAGGAAGGTATGAAAACGGACAACCCCTCTAAACCGCTTATTCATGGCCTCTATAAGCGCCCCATGAGTGGAGAGCAAATAGAACAGCGCTCCTTCGAGATAATCGACCAAGAGGCGCCGGCGCATGACTTCTCTCCGGCCCAGTGGGAGATCGTGAGGCGCATGATCCACACCACCGCTGATTTTTCCCTTGCCCGAGAGGTGCGGTTTTCCCCGGATGCGGTTGATTCCGGCGTGGCTGGATTGCGAGCAGGCGCTCCTGTATATGTGGATTCCAACATGATCAAATCGGGGCTGTCTCTGGCCCGGCTGAGGCAAGTTCGCTCTGAATACGGCCCAGCCGATATTCAGTGTCATGTGGCTGATGACGATGTGGCCAAGGCGGCACGTGAGAACGGACTTCCCCGCTCCCTTTTCGCAGTGCGAAAGGCCCGGGCTGTTTTGCATGGGAGCATTGCAGTCTTCGGCAACGCTCCTGTGGCTTTGATGGAGCTGAATCGCCTCATCATGGAGGATGGCATCAAACCGTCTCTGGTCGTGGCAATGCCGGTGGGCTTTGTCCACGTGGTGGAGAGCAAGGAAGAGCTGATGTCCCTGGATGTCCCGTTCATAGCGATCGCGGGCAGACGGGGAGGGAGTCCGCTGGCTGTGAGCACCTTGCATGCGCTTTGCTCAGTGGCGTTACGCCAGGGCTGACCGAAGATTTGGATGGAATGAAACGCTCCAAGCTCCGTACAGGATTCACCACCGGAACTTGCGCCGCGGCTGCGGCCAAGGCAGCTACAATAGTTTCGGAAGGGGTGTCAGCCCCGGCACAGGTGGAGATCGGCCTTCCTGACGGTTCCAGGGTGACCCTGCCGGTCGAGGCAAGCGGCCGTGGTTCCCATTCGGCCTGGGCCGCGGTTCGTAAGGACGCGGGGGACGATCCCGACGTAACTGACGGTGTGCTGGTTAAGGCCGCAGTGTCATGGCTGGATCAGGAAGGCTTTGTCATCGCAGCAGGAGAAGGAGTAGGTACGGTCACCAAGCCCGGCCTCGCTCTGCCTCCTGGTGAACCGGCCATAAATCCTGTTCCGCGGCGGATGATCATGGACGCGGTCCGTGAGGTCACAGATCGAGGTGTACGGGTAGCAATTTCCATACCGGGCGGCAAGGAACTGGCCGACAAGACCTTCAACCCGCGGCTGGGCGTTCAGGGTGGGCTCTCCATACTGGGGACTTCCGGAGTCGTGCGGCCCTTCAGCAGTTCAGCCCTTCGGGATGCGCTGAAGTGCTCACTGAGTGTGGCGCAGGCGTGCAAAGTCACCGCGCCCGTTTTTGTGCCGGGACGCATCGGAGCGCGGGCCGCGGGAAAGCACTTTCGCCTGTCACCGGAGCAACTGGTCGAGGTGAGCAATGAATGGGGATTCATGTTGGACCAAGCAGTCCCTTACGACTTTGAGCGCTTGCTGGTACTGGGCCATCCGGGGAAACTAGCCAAGCTTGCAGATGGGAACTGGGATACTCATTCATCGCGATCTCGGAGCGCCGTGGGATTTGTTGTAAGCCTCGGTGAGAAGCTCTTCGGCCAACCCATGGGCGAAAGGCCCCCGACGGTTGAGGGCATCTTCTCAGCCCTTTCGGAGGGCGAGCGAAAATTCTTAGCGAGCGAACTGGCCCGCTTGATAGGTGAGGCCGTGTCCGAACGAACCAGAGAGCGATTCATCATTGCGGTAGTGCTGGTCAATCTTCGCGGGGAAATACTTGGGCAGCACGGAGACCTCGAAACGTGGCAATGAAGATCACCATAGTTGGATGCGGTCCCGGCTCCCCGGATTATCTCACCCGAGCGGCCATTCGAGCGGTCCAACAGGCTGAATTGTTGGTTGGTGCACAGAGGCTGTTGGACTTGTTTCCCGATGCTGAGGCTGAACAGCTACCTATCGGGGGCGATGTAGGCCAAGCCCTGGATTTGATTGCGGCACACGCGGAACATAGACCTGTGGCGGTCCTGGTCAGTGGGGACCCCGGACTTTTCAGCCTTGCGAAACGCGTGATACAACGCTTTGGACGTGAATCGTGCGAGGTTATTCCCGGTGTCAGCTCGGTCCAAGCCGCGTTCGCAAGATTGGGACTCGACTGGGCTGATGCGAGGATCATTAGTGCACACAAGGAGAATCCCGATGAGGCCCTGTTGGCGTCCCTGAGGAACGAGGATAAGCTCGCAGTGCTCGCCGGACGACAGGAAGCCGTGGAATGGATTGCAAATCTCGCGGTTCAGCTCGGGAAGGACCGCAGGATATTCGTTTGCCAGGACCTTACGCTGGATAACGAACAGGTGCTTGAAGTATGCGCGGACGAGCTTTCCGGGCTTAGAGTGAACTCTCGAACAGTTGTTCTAATCATTAATGGCACGATGGTCAAATGAAGCAAGGAATCCTCTACGGCATAGGCATCGGCCCCGGCGATCCCGAGCTAATTACGGTAAAAGGCGCCAGGCTGCTAGCTCGATGCCAGCATGTTTTCGTGCCCAAGGCGCCTCCCCGTGATGAAAGCCTCGCCCTGTCCATCGCAAAGCAGCACATTCCCGGCGCATGTAATGTGACAATGATCGAATTCCCGATGACCAAAGATCGAGAGAAACTTCGAACAAAATGGGAAGCTTCCACTCAGGCGATAGCCTCGGTATTGAGGACCGGCGAGGACGCGTGCTATCTGACCCTTGGCGACACGCTGATGTATTCCACGTACATTTACATGCTCAAAGGCCTTCGAACGCATCTCCCTGATGCAAAAGTTGTGACCGTTCCGGGTGTTA
It includes:
- a CDS encoding cobyric acid synthase; translation: MANFKHGGRTKELAERAGLPESRLLDFSANINPLGPPEWLRAVVSSSLESVVNYPDPYCRDLKRAVASRYNAELAEVLVGNGSTELIYLIPAALQKSRVIVPVPSYSDYVSASELAGLEAIRVPLREDLNFRVDFEQIESHLTGDEIVFLGHPNNPTGAPLDVGLLRALAARHPSTVFVIDEAFVDLAHEVPSFSADRAADIIVLISLTKTFAIPGLRLGCALAEPKLVRKVEAIQQPWSVNRISQAVGCAAMADSDYVATSRTFVHEQRQSLAAQIKSIPGLKVYPGHANFLLVRIDRGDIEAHGLAAKLLERGIAIRVCDNFEGLDKRYFRVAVRTAEENSRLVESLGEALGLTSRTRRRPTRPAIMFQGTSSNAGKSVLTAALCRILLQDGYRVAPFKSQNMSLNSFVTRAGGEMGRAQVVQAQACRLEPDVRMNPILLKPNSDTGSQVIINGKPVGNMDVLEYVEYKPQAFASACEAFDSLAADFDVVVLEGAGSPAEVNLKHHDIANMKMAKYANSPVILVGDIDRGGVFGSFVGTMEVLAEWERRLVAGFLVNRFRGRADILSDALDYTERHTGRPVIGVVPFLQNLGLPEEDSVTFKSGFFDDHRPQGDHVEIAVIDLPHISNFTDFDAFRTEPDVRLRVVRSSEDLDRPDAIILPGSKNVPGDLAHLRENGLADKISSLGRSGRTEIVGVCGGFQMIGQSIADPHKIESDGQTIEGLGLLKLSTVMAIEKTLTRVRAVHLESGQQVTGYEIHHGQTRSDETRPMIRRDDGQIEGVGSPDGGRCWGTYLHGIFDADGFRRWFIDRLRVRKGLPALGKIAGRYNLEPAIDRLADAVRCNIKMDFIYKQLGL
- the cobD gene encoding cobalamin biosynthesis protein CobD, with protein sequence MALEYQILLALALDIVLGDPRWLPHPVKFIGRFAILLEQPLRRIAKNPRLAGIATAASVILVTAGLTYGIVRLAAIVHPAFGEAVSVWIIYTGLAARDMIDHSVEVWKALAAGDLDEARIKVGMICGRDTEALDSSGVIRATVESVSENMVDGVTAPLFFAVIGGPVGIMAYKAVSTLDSTFGYKNERYREFGWASAKLDDVAAFVPSRLTAILVPIAALILRQRALNSLRVFLRDRNKHPSPNAGQSEAAMAGALGLRLGGLSHYQGKPSNKPELGDPLVGPEPYHIRTANSMMLVTSGITLLAFLVLRLLLVQAWSGTV
- a CDS encoding cobyrinate a,c-diamide synthase, which codes for MSCPRIVIAGANSGVGKTTVSLGLVVALKKRGLKVQTFKVGPDYLDPTYLSLASERPCYNLDGWMTGNDYVQDLFARASADADIAVIEGVMGLFDGADFDSLEGSTAQIAMWLDSPVLLLVNVHGVARSLAPIVKGFAEFEPSLNIAGVISNHCGSARHGEWLAEALKFSRLPQQVGAVPRGAFSELPNRHLGLVTADTGILTPTILDSLGEAVERHLNVAAILKKAQAFAPFQHTNVTAAPQPSGRPVRIGLACDQAFHFYYLDNLEEFERNGCDLIRFSPLEDSELPRGIDGIYIGGGYPEEFAERLAQNTKMLRAFKDFGEAGKPIYAECGGLMYLAQGIETLDGKRHNLVGLFPAWTRMLDRLRSLGYVEVKFTHDSLFGKRGDKLRGHEFHYSELVGEEWQESGWTAAYNVQHRRATKAVPEGFQKGRILVSYIHMHFASKPESIRHFLGICREGVR
- a CDS encoding precorrin-8X methylmutase; this encodes MKTDNPSKPLIHGLYKRPMSGEQIEQRSFEIIDQEAPAHDFSPAQWEIVRRMIHTTADFSLAREVRFSPDAVDSGVAGLRAGAPVYVDSNMIKSGLSLARLRQVRSEYGPADIQCHVADDDVAKAARENGLPRSLFAVRKARAVLHGSIAVFGNAPVALMELNRLIMEDGIKPSLVVAMPVGFVHVVESKEELMSLDVPFIAIAGRRGGSPLAVSTLHALCSVALRQG
- the cbiD gene encoding cobalamin biosynthesis protein CbiD — protein: MKRSKLRTGFTTGTCAAAAAKAATIVSEGVSAPAQVEIGLPDGSRVTLPVEASGRGSHSAWAAVRKDAGDDPDVTDGVLVKAAVSWLDQEGFVIAAGEGVGTVTKPGLALPPGEPAINPVPRRMIMDAVREVTDRGVRVAISIPGGKELADKTFNPRLGVQGGLSILGTSGVVRPFSSSALRDALKCSLSVAQACKVTAPVFVPGRIGARAAGKHFRLSPEQLVEVSNEWGFMLDQAVPYDFERLLVLGHPGKLAKLADGNWDTHSSRSRSAVGFVVSLGEKLFGQPMGERPPTVEGIFSALSEGERKFLASELARLIGEAVSERTRERFIIAVVLVNLRGEILGQHGDLETWQ
- the cbiE gene encoding precorrin-6y C5,15-methyltransferase (decarboxylating) subunit CbiE, with translation MAMKITIVGCGPGSPDYLTRAAIRAVQQAELLVGAQRLLDLFPDAEAEQLPIGGDVGQALDLIAAHAEHRPVAVLVSGDPGLFSLAKRVIQRFGRESCEVIPGVSSVQAAFARLGLDWADARIISAHKENPDEALLASLRNEDKLAVLAGRQEAVEWIANLAVQLGKDRRIFVCQDLTLDNEQVLEVCADELSGLRVNSRTVVLIINGTMVK
- the cobI gene encoding precorrin-2 C(20)-methyltransferase, whose protein sequence is MKQGILYGIGIGPGDPELITVKGARLLARCQHVFVPKAPPRDESLALSIAKQHIPGACNVTMIEFPMTKDREKLRTKWEASTQAIASVLRTGEDACYLTLGDTLMYSTYIYMLKGLRTHLPDAKVVTVPGVTAFSAAAALVEFPIGVGQEPVTVVPISDDLEALERALLLGGTVILMKIGKRFGQVLKLLETSGHIDNAILVSRAGLAGERIETDLRNLAAKAPDEANLSVILVHAFKGEGG